GCGGTTTCGGCCGCCCGCGCCGTGCTGCAGACCGGCGAATACGACTATGCCTGGAACCTCCAGGTCGAGGACGAAGTCCTCAAGCGCATGGAGACCGGCGGTCGCGGCAAGATCAGCGCCGTGGTCTCGGGCGACATCGAGTTCATCATCCTGAACACGACGGATCCGTGGACCGAGGTCGACGGCGAGCGCTCCAGCATCAAGACCAAGCACCCGACCCTGTCGGATCCGAAGGTCCGCGAGGCGATCAACCTGCTGATCGACCGCGATTCGATCCAGAAGTTCATCTATGGCCGCGGCGGCATCGCCACGGCGAGCTTCGTGAACCAGCCGGCGCAGTTCAAGTCGACCAAGCTCAAGTACGAGTTCAACATCGACAAGGCGAACAAGATCCTGGACGACGCCGGCTACAAGCGCGGCTCGGACGGCATCCGCGAGAAGGACGGCAAGAAGCTCAAATACGTCTACCAGACCTCGATCAATGCCCCGCGTCAGAAGACGCAGCAGATCATCAAGCAGGCCTGCCAGCGCGCCGGCATCGACCTCGAGCTGAAGTCGGTCACCGCCTCGGTGTTTTTCTCCTCCGACGTGGCGAACCCCGACACCTACACCAAGCTCTATGTCGACATGGAGATGTACACGACCACGCAGCCGCAGCCCGATCCGGAGCGGTTCCTCAACCAGTTCGTCTCCTGGGAAATCGCCAACAAGGAGAACAAGTGGCTGGGCCGCAACGTCTCGCGCTACTCCGATCCGGCTGCTGACGAGGCCTACAAGGCCGCCCAGAAGGAGCTCGATCCTGCCAAGCGTGCCGCGCTGCTGATCAAGGTCAACGAGATCTTCTGCGAGGCCAATGTGATCCTGCCGCTCCTGTCGCGCACCCGCGTCGCGGCGTCGCTCAACAACCTGTCGCATGATCACAGCGGCTGGGACGTCGACACCTGGAACCTTGCGGCCTGGTATCGCAGCTGAGTGTGACGGGGGCGGGCCACCGGCGCAGCCATCAGGCGCGCCGGAGGGCTCGCCCCCTCTTCATTTTCTGATGAGGCGGAAACCGCCGGTGTCCCTGAGACCGGCGGTCCGTTGTTTGTAGCGGCGCTGAGTCCGCGTTTGACGAAGAGTTTTGCTTGATGGGCGCTTATCTGCTGAGGCGACTGCTGATCGCTATTCCGAGCCTGCTCGGCATCAGCCTGATCCTGTTCACGGTGCTCGCCCTGGCGCCGGGCGATCCGTTCTCTGAAATGGCCACCAACCCGAACGTGCCGCCCGAGGTGCGCGAGGCCCTGCGTGCGAGCTTCGGCCTCAACGACCCGATCATGGTGCGCTATGTGCGCTGGCTGTCGAACATGGTCCAGGGCGACTGGGGCTTCTCCTTCGCGAGCCGGATCAATGTCGACCAGCTGATCCTGCAGCGCGTGCCGACCACGCTGTTCGTCGTCGGCTCGTCCCAGATCCTGGCGCTGTGCATCGCGCTGCCCGTCGGCATCTATGCCGCGACGCGGCCCTATTCGATCTTCGACCAGGTCGCCAACACGCTGGCCTTCGTCGGGTTCTCGCTGCCGACCTTCTTCACCGGCCTGCTGCTGATCCTGATCTTCTCGGTCACGCTCGACTGGTTCCCCTTCGTCTATCGCTCCGACCTCGCGGCGACAGGCTGGCGCTGGTACTGGGAGATGTTCCGCCAGGCCATCATGCCGATCACGGTGCTCGGCCTGTTCCAGGCGGCCTCCTACACGCGCTATGTCCGCTCGGCGGTGCTCGACGTGATCCGGCTGGACTATGTCACCACCGCCCGCGCCAAGGGGCTCGGCGAAAAGACCGTCACCCTGCGCCACATCACGCGCAACGCGCTGATCCCGGTGGTGACACTCGTCGCCCTGCAGATGCCGGCGGTGTTCGGCGGCGCCATCGTCACCGAGCAGATCTTCCGGATCCCCGGAATCGGTTCGCTCCTCATCGACGCGATCCTGGCCAACGACACGCCGGTCATCATGGCCGTGACCTTCGTCTTCGCCTGCCTCGTCGTCCTGTTCAATCTCATCGCGGATATCCTTTATGGCTGGCTCGACCCTCGCATCTCCTTCAGCTGAGCCCGTGTCGGGCGCAGCTCAAACGAGCGCCGCGACCTCGCCGGGTCGCGAAACCTGGAAGCGCTTCCGTCGGCACAAGCTGGCGATGGCGAGCAGCTTCGTGCTCGGCACGCTGATCCTCGGGGTCGTCGTCGGGCCTTGGCTGTGGCCGGTGCCGATCAACGAGATCGACTTCTCGGCGCAGCTGCAGACCCCCTCGTGGAAGCACCCCTTCGGCACGGACGATCTGGGCCAGGACCTGCTGGCGCGGATGATCTATGGCGGGCGCATCTCGCTTGCTGTGGGCCTCGCGGCCATGGTCGTCGCGACCTTTTTCGGCATCCTCATCGGCGCCATCGCCGGCATGTCGCGCGGCTATGTCGACAATTTCCTGATGTGGGTCACCGACCTGTTCCTGTCGCTGCCGCAGCTGCCGCTCCTGCTGCTGGTGATCTACTTCTTCCGTGAACAGCTGAAGGCGATGTTCGGCGTCGAGGGTGGCGTCTTCATCCTCATCGTCATCGTCATCGGCGGCCTGAAATGGATGCCGGTGGCACGACTTGTGCGTGCCCAGTTCATGTCGTTGCGCGAGAAGGAGTTCGTCGAGGCTGCCCGGGCGCATGGCGCGACCAAGTTCCGGCAGATGGTCAACCACATCCTCCCCAACGCGATCGGTCCCGTGATCGTCGCCGCGACGATCGAAGTGTCCTCGGCGATCATCGCCGAATCGACGCTCTCGTTCCTCGGCCTCGGCTTCCCGCCGGACATCCCGACCTGGGGCCGGCTGCTGTTCGACGCAAAGGACCATCTCGACTCGGCGCCGCATTGGGCGCTGTTCCCGGGGGCCGCGATCTTCCTGACCGTGCTTTCGATCAACTTCATCGGCGACGGCCTACGCGACGCCCTCGACCCGCGCCGCGTCATCTGACCCTCAACACCCGGAAGGCAATCGCATGACCACTCCCATCCTGTCCGTCAGCAATCTCAGCACCTCCTTCCGGGTCGAGGGTGCCTGGAAGCAGGTCGTCCGCAACGTTTCCTTCGACATCGCGCCGAAGGAAACGGTTGCGGTGGTCGGCGAATCCGGCTCGGGCAAGAGCGTGACCGCGCTGTCGATCATGGCGCCTGACGCCGCAGGGCTCGAGCAAGATCGAGGGCTCGATCAAGCTCGCCGGGCAGGAGTTGCTGACGCTGCCGGAGCCGCAGATGCGGCACATCCGCGGCAACGACGTCGCGATGATCTTCCAGGAGCCGATGACCTCGCTCAACCCGGTGCTGACGATCGGCTTCCAGATCGCGGAAGCGCTGATCCTGCATCGCGGCATGTCGCGCTCCGAGGCCGAGGCGGAGACGGTTCGCCTGCTGGAGAAGGTCCGCATCCCCGCCGCGAAGTCGCGCTTCCACGAATATCCGCACCGCTTCTCGGGCGGCATGCGCCAGCGCGTGATGATCGCCATGGCGCTGGCCTGCAAGCCCAAGCTGCTGATCGCCGACGAGCCGACGACCGCGCTCGACGTGACCATCCAGGCGCAGATCCTGCAGCTCATCAAGCTGCTGCAGGAGGAGGAGGGCATGTCCGTGCTCTTCATCACGCACGACATGGGCGTGGTCGCCGAAATCGCCGACCGCACGGTCGTGATGTATAACGGCCAGGCGGTCGAGACCGGCGCAACGGAGGACATCTTCGCCCGCGCCAAGCACCCCTACACCCGCTCGCTGCTCTCGGCCGTGCCGAAGCTCGGCTCGATGGAAGGCCGCTCGCGGCCGATGCGCTTCCCGGTCGTCGA
This portion of the Bosea sp. OAE506 genome encodes:
- a CDS encoding peptide ABC transporter substrate-binding protein, with protein sequence MKDQDLGKLIARVKEGALSRRSFLKKAAAVGVAAPFANQLLAFNGVAMANATLPYKPTKAGGGGPLKILLWQAPTLLNPHFASGTKDQIASRIFFEPLAGWDKDGNLIAQLAAEIPSKANGGLSADGKEVIWKIKPNVKWHDGKPLTADDVLFTWEYAADPATAAYTTGAYKDITVEKVNDLTVKVIFKEPTPFWADAFVGVTGQILPKHHFGEYKGAKSREAPANLKPVGTGPYKFTDFKPGDILTGERFADYHIPNQPHFDTIEVKGGGDAVSAARAVLQTGEYDYAWNLQVEDEVLKRMETGGRGKISAVVSGDIEFIILNTTDPWTEVDGERSSIKTKHPTLSDPKVREAINLLIDRDSIQKFIYGRGGIATASFVNQPAQFKSTKLKYEFNIDKANKILDDAGYKRGSDGIREKDGKKLKYVYQTSINAPRQKTQQIIKQACQRAGIDLELKSVTASVFFSSDVANPDTYTKLYVDMEMYTTTQPQPDPERFLNQFVSWEIANKENKWLGRNVSRYSDPAADEAYKAAQKELDPAKRAALLIKVNEIFCEANVILPLLSRTRVAASLNNLSHDHSGWDVDTWNLAAWYRS
- a CDS encoding ABC transporter permease, which encodes MGAYLLRRLLIAIPSLLGISLILFTVLALAPGDPFSEMATNPNVPPEVREALRASFGLNDPIMVRYVRWLSNMVQGDWGFSFASRINVDQLILQRVPTTLFVVGSSQILALCIALPVGIYAATRPYSIFDQVANTLAFVGFSLPTFFTGLLLILIFSVTLDWFPFVYRSDLAATGWRWYWEMFRQAIMPITVLGLFQAASYTRYVRSAVLDVIRLDYVTTARAKGLGEKTVTLRHITRNALIPVVTLVALQMPAVFGGAIVTEQIFRIPGIGSLLIDAILANDTPVIMAVTFVFACLVVLFNLIADILYGWLDPRISFS
- a CDS encoding ABC transporter permease — its product is MAGSTLASPSAEPVSGAAQTSAATSPGRETWKRFRRHKLAMASSFVLGTLILGVVVGPWLWPVPINEIDFSAQLQTPSWKHPFGTDDLGQDLLARMIYGGRISLAVGLAAMVVATFFGILIGAIAGMSRGYVDNFLMWVTDLFLSLPQLPLLLLVIYFFREQLKAMFGVEGGVFILIVIVIGGLKWMPVARLVRAQFMSLREKEFVEAARAHGATKFRQMVNHILPNAIGPVIVAATIEVSSAIIAESTLSFLGLGFPPDIPTWGRLLFDAKDHLDSAPHWALFPGAAIFLTVLSINFIGDGLRDALDPRRVI